The genomic interval CTTTGAGTCCTAGACGAAGATAGAATAACAGATATTTGATTTGttcatatttatacattttcccacagagatttgaataaaaagtgtgGTTTTCATTGTTGTACACTacataattgttttttattaattgatatCTTTCTCCcatcaaataaaacataaaaaatgctGAATCATCATATTGTTAcatttttaagaataaatttaaattgataGAGAACTTTGAAAAAGTCTTAATATATGGCTTtatgtggaaaaaaaatgtctgtcaacaaaaaaaatacttgaaaatgaTCTCAGAGCATtgatttatacatgtagatcacaaGGATTTTAAAGGTTTATATGAATACATTCTTTTTAGGTGGATCCCCATTTTGCTTTATATTGACAAAGTAACTATCCCGTTCTATGCCAAACAATCTTTCTCATTAAATTAAACCTCTGTACAATGTCAAATGGGAGCATTTCCTTTTTAAGTTCTTCAAGTAAATGTCGTGCTggccaagtttttttttctcctctccagAACATGACTTTCGTCAGATATGAGGGTTTGGTTTTGCCCGAGCAGCAATATGTATTTTTCCTGTTTACTTGattcttttgaaaattttagacctcagagagaaagagacaagTCTATAAAAGACCTGTAAAACTAATAATCGACTTGCTGTGAATAAAGTATTCTATAATTTGTGTTCTTTTCAAGTAAATATGTGCATTTGCATGTTTACATGAGAAATACCACTATAAACAAAACCAAATGTTGTTTtgctttcattatcattttattctgTTGCTTGAATAGTCATGTTCTATTTTATCATTCAATAATTTGCATTTAGAGTTGTGTGCATGTTGAAGAAGAGAACAAAGAAACTAAATTGAAATTCTTTCCTTTGTAATctacttattttatttgtctCTCTGTTTCTTTGAGCAGTTGGATTGTTCATGCACTCATGTATCATACATGCTATGGTACTTTATATTTCTTTGGTTCaggcaaaaaattatttatttacaaaGGCTACTTTTCCCGACCTAACGCCTGAAAATGCAACATTCAATAAGCTTAATATTACAGAGAATGGGGATTTTCAGGggcttttttatttatttcctggGGCTCTTTTGAGCAGTTCTAGGGTGAAATTGTCCGGAGTcgtcatgtatttttttttcttttttggttaAACATCCTATATTAATTATGatctttgttaaaattttgactgaAAGTACTATTACGAGCTGTCGCCATGTAAATGATTTCCTGTATTTAACCAATATTTCCCATATGTGAACAGGGTTTAATGGGAGTAGGGTGAGGGGGCTACTGCTGAACGTAGTGACCTATTTCCTCTCCCATAATAGCAACCGCATGAAGGAGAAGTCACATGATGTGCTCGAGAGTAACGTGCTTGATCAAGTGACTTCTCGTAAGTTGATTAATAAgtttctttcttccccctttccaCAGACTCTCAAAAGTCTTGACTCTGATCAGAGCCGTTCCTGTCATCATCATGTTAATCTAGATTCTTTGTTCTGTTTTCTTCTTCCAGattaatctttgtttttttcaatggaatgtTAGATGGACATGTGAACTGGATTATTTTGAGAAGATATTCAAATGAAGGTGAGTGTTTTTctgtttgaaataaatttgtgcATCAAGGttgattatgaatataatgtaagtaTTGAAAGATTTAGAGCTTGTTTTGAGGAAGTTGTGttgcaaatgattttttttttaatttagtttAGTTTTAATTTCTTCACAATATGCATTTTTCAAAACATATACGTGTAAGAATGATGATTGATTTTGACTTTAAATCATTGAGTTTGTGTACagtatgtgtatttatataatttcaaacaaTACTGAATTAGTCTCAAATTATTACATTCACAATATGTAGGAGAAAGATTGTCGTGAGCAAATTGAACAAGTTTGACAATCCCAAACAAAAACTCATGGAGTTGATCAATGCAtaaattgattatattttttattttaaatttcatttcaatagaAATGAGAATGAGGATGACAGAAAGAGTAGTTAAGCACTTGAGCTATTTTTACcatatttattgataaatacTCAGAAAAATGACATCCACAATATAatttcccttcatttttttccttcaatgaATGGTGAAGTTGTTTcctatttattaaaatgatttgaaatattgtttggAGCCAATATTTACTAATAATCAAGCTGGAGCAATAAAGTTGTATGCATGTTTCTCAAAATGTTCAGTGTTCAGAAGAGTTAAGAATAGAATCTGTCATAAGTAATAGAATAATCTTCCCTTATTATTGTTATAGAGACTTTTAATTGGGACAAAAAAGTCACTTCATCTAGAGAATAGATTTATAGACAAAACTAATAAGGTCTAAGCCATGTCACCAAAGTGCCACATGGACATGTACATCTAGCATTGGGCAGAATTGTCTTTGATAATACAACATTGCATCAACAGGGTTTCATATCAACAAAATGCCAATAGAAAAATATCCGTATACCTTGTCTCATGATCACAGTGTATCTCAGCTACAAGATTTGGTAGATTTTTCATCCATATTATGTTCTACTATATTTATCTGGGGTGCAATAGATAAATTTCAGATATAGTATAACAAAGCCCAGCAACATTTTTatctcatccggcccgaagggccagatgagcttatgccgtggcgtggcgtcagTCGTCTGttgtccgtccacaatttcaaaatgcttcttcgccatttcaagtccgatttcaattctgtttgctttatatgatagcactaggtgggggattcaaaacttctacacagaattttgaaactcattaaatatgcaaatttatgcgcattttttaaaattcacaaaaaatgcttctcctttatttgttgaccgattttgaattttttgcttccatctggtagagctttatgaggttcaccaaatttGTACACAGAAttgtgaaattttgactagaacaatttttatggtaatttatgtgaaattcataaaccacagaaaatgcctcttctttatttgttgactgaatttcaaaatgcttttttcttcatttgttgatcaatttcaattttgtttgctttatatgatagctcgaggtggtgatacaaaatttcaacacagaattttgaaactcattaaatatgcttatttattcatacattttcaaaactcacaaaaaatacttatttatttgttgattaattttgattatttttgttccatctgaaagctacatgaggttcacaaaagttctacacagagttaagaaattttgagtaaaagattatttatgcttaatttatatgaaataaattcatagatcgcaaaaaatgcttctatgtcatttctttatcaatttcaattctatatcctcaatttatgacACCattataattcactacagtgtcaactgggctgaaattaaaattgtgttaaatttcgttgcgaaatgccggatgagctccacatcattgatgtgctagtttgtATTGTTCAGAGAAGGTGAGGCAAATCATACCAATTCGGTTTGAACAGTTGCAGCGCACTTTCAAGTCTTCACAAAATGTTGTCAAAAGTAGCTTTGCCAAGCTCATGGCATCCTTTCAATCATTGTATGATGTCTAATGATTTCAAATGTGAGATTTTAATCATGTCGAATTGTGTCAATACCTACTTTGCCTGCACGACTCTGGATAAAGGAAGTTGGGTTATCATCATacatgtttgttgttgtttaggAATTTGGGTtatcctttttttgtttttgatgaaGGAATTTTGgttatcattttttgttgttgctttgtctaagcaacattttttatgcCTCATATTCCATTTACTTTTACTTTGTACAAGAAATGTTGTTAAAGGAGAAAGAAGGTTTGGCATAGTTACATTGATATCGAATAGAGAACATTATTACCCAcaattttatgtacatgtatcggGCAGGTCTGTAGGCCCCCAAATAACAAAAGTTACTCCAATTTTGAATTGCAATCATTGTCTGCTACAAGATGCGTATTCGGTTTTCAGCAGGCTGCCTGGGATTCCAGCAGCCACAAGCGAAGACATGACGAAATTGCGCTCTACTCGTGAAATGCTCAACCTGGTATCCTGTACGTAATTACATGTACGTATGCCGCGATTAGTAGCCATGTGATCTTTGGCTAGCATTCAAGATCATGCCATACTGCCAGGCCTTCGGGTGTATGAATAAAAGTGGAAAGAAGAGTGGGGAAAACCTTTCATCCTCTTCGAAGCCAAGACAGAAACAAGGAACTTTTTCATAAGTGGATTGCagcaataaaaattgaaaaattcttCAAATCATTGTACGAATACAGCCGGCATTATGTGATTTGTAGTGACCTTTTCCAGCCTGATGAAATACGAGCAGGACATGCACAAAACTCTAAAGTAACAAATCTAGAGAGCTTACCGAtggtatatgaaatatgataaaaatgaaatgctgAGGTGAAAATCTGAAAgtaaaatgctcaaattgaTCCAGACAGTATGCGAGAGAATGAAACAACGAATAGCGTTTGCGGCAGTAGACAAGCAAAACACACAATCTGCAACTGACTACGCGATAGCTTGATGATCAATGTGATGAAGTGAAAATTTTGATGTTATTTATGCTCTTAAActattaaaatgtaaaatttaactatttgaagaaaaaaatttatataGTATAGGCTAAAATCATTTTAGTTCGGTTGGAAAATAcgactgaaaatatttttaagtgTTGCGTAACTTGCGTAGTTGCGTTTATTGAATAGTTTTAATAGTGAAAGTAGGCCACAGTATAGCCAATCACACACGTAGAGCGCAAAAACATCACACTCCCCTAGAAGTCCAAACAAAATGGCAGCTTATAGCTTCACGTAAGATCGCACTCGTTTGATTTCAAGTAAGATACTCTTAATctcaaatatataaaataagacATATTGTGTGTTTAGTCAAGTTAAAAGATATAAATGTCAGCTGTAAGAAGccctaaacatgtattttaaccttaattctcctttaagcatTGTCACATCATGTTTCAATCTTtgctatatttctttttattaaaacataCTGGATGCATTCATTGATTAGCTACTGTAATGATGAGATGTTTTGAACCCAAAATATGCAGTATCctctttaattgaaaaaaaaatcaaggggtTGGCTATTTTTATTTGAACTTGTTACTCTGTTACTGCAGAAATCACATCATTGCTCTTTACTTTTTTGTGTGCTACAGGTAGAGACATGACTGGGATGGACTTCAAGAAGCATCTTCCACAATGAAAGAGAATGAGGAGTCAGCCATTCCCGGAAGGGTTCTTGTAGAACCCATTGAGTTTGTTGACTTACGTGAGATTGCCAAGGGAAAGCACGGCAGTCATCGAGCTAGCCCAGAGAGGGATATCCCTATGAAGAAAGGGTTGAAGGATGTACAGATCCATCAGGACCACTCTTACAATTGCCTACAGATTGCTCTGCAAGAGAATAAAATATCCCCTGGGAGAGATGGGAGTGTTCACAAAGAGGTATCGCCAAGAATTCCGACATCAAAAACTCCAAGCAAGGATGAGGTGTTGTCTGTGGTCATCCAGAAACTTACTGAATTGGTGAAAAACAGTGAGCAGAAGCAGAAGGATGACCTTGACTCGAATATTGAGGATGGTGAAGAAGATGAACATAGGTCGGGAAAGAGCAAACATGATGGGAGAACTAAATTGTACCAGTGTCCCAACTGCCCTTGTCTCTTTGCTGTCCAAAAACACAAGGTAGGTCAGCTGTGCTCCTGTTGTTTGCGAGACAGCAGATGTACCAGTCCTGAGGAGATTGAAGAAGAATACACTCCTGAGGCTCATTGTCTACGAGATGGTCAAGACCATGGGGGAATAGCATGCGATATTTGTATCTTCAAGGCACAAACATATGATGAACTCCTCTATCACCTTGCGACACACAATGCAAATATCTTCCGCTGCAAGTTCTGCAACTTTGTTACCACAAAGCACGCAGCTATTGAGAGCCATCAAAGTGTCCATATGgtaaaaaatgagaagaaatgtGTATGTAATATATGTGGGTACAAGACTAGTGACTTCAGCAGCCTTCAAGTGCATATAAAGAAGGAGCACCAGAGCGTCAAAGAAATCCTTCTGAAATGTTCTGTATGTGGATACAGTACCAGAAGTGAGAGTGGTCTTCGAGATCACATGTGGGGTCATGTCAATGCAGACAGAGAAAGACAGCCACAAAGTCAGAAAGAACTTGAGATAAGGAGACACAAGTCCTCATCCCCTTCCAGATCAGAGACGGAGGAAAGGAAAGAACTAAAGAAAACTGTCCAATCTGCtgttgagcaagatatgaacaCCAAGTTGTTTAAGTGTTTGCTCTGTGGATATCTTTGTGAGAAACTGTCTACCCTTAAGGCACATGCCTGGAGACATGCAGGGCAGGAAGGATGTTCATATCCTGTCATGCACAAACTACAAGATGCTAGTGAAATTCTATCTGGAGAGGATTCTACTAATCACAACAGTGAAACTGGTTTCAGCTATGTTGAAGTGACTGAGGAGGTCGAAATTGCTAAGTTTGTCAGGGAAAGTCCAAGAAGAAAACAAACCAAAGAAAAGGGTAAATGCCAATGCTCTCCTATCATGCTGCCAGAAGAGGAACATGGTATTGTGCAGAAGGTGTTTGCAGATGCCACCACAGTAGATCCTGAAAATGAGAGCAACACCTCTCCCACAACATTGGTCCCGCAAGATCATTGTGCAGCTTCATCAACTGTCAGTGTGATTAAGAGGGCTCCTGAGATAACAAAGGATTGTTCCCAGGAAGACGAACGTTTGTGCAACTCTTTGGTCATTGAACATCAGAATGTCATTGGCCATGAACAGGTTTCTGACACTTCATATTCACATGTTATGCCTCTTTCAGTGTGCGATGTTTTGATAGAAGAAGTTGTGACCACTGCCAATGAAGAAATCGCTGTTAAGGAAGAGGATATGATTCTTGCACAACTTGGGCTTTGTGATGCAATTACAGAAACAGAAAAGGCACAAAAACCAGCACAGGAGCATGTAGAATCAGATGGGGAGGAAGGTAAAGGAGAAAAGAGACATAGCAGGAACCAGAAGAGGAAAGTACCCTGCAGTTCACCTGCCCTGGATAGTAAAAAGATATGTACCAAGCCAGGTATCAGCAAGATGTTACTAAGTGCGGTAGATGATGCATTACAGGTGAGAAGAGAAATGGAGAAAATCAATCAGGACAGATCAAGCAGTGACCCTGTCAAAGCCAAAGAAAGTATTATGGATGCAGTTGCCACTGTCACATCTATGCAGAATTCAGAAAACTCATCTGTCCAAACCCATGTGTGCTCCCAGGGATCAACACCAGTCTTCAAGTGCCAGAGGTGCCCAGCCACCTTCTGGCATCCTCAAAGACTACAGCACCACATGGACACCCATGAAGCTATTCTGAAATGCAGTGATTGTTCCCTCAGCTGCAGTAGTGAAATAGCACTCAGGGATCATGTCAAGAAAGTCCATCTTACTGCCAAATCCACTATATGCCCTACTTGCCACAAAGAGGTGAAAAATGAATCCCCCAAGGACCACGAGCAGACCTGCGTGCTGAAGTGCTGGTACGGTTGCAGAGAATGCGATTATGTGGTCAGCTCCATGGAGGAACTGCAGGCCCATTGTCAAAAAACCCATCAGAAACCGTACAAATGTGGGATGTGTAACTATTCCTCAGCCACCGCTAATGGCATCAAGAACCACATGAAGTTCCACAATGCGGACAAGCCTTACAAGTGTAACTTGTGCGACTTCAGTGGTGCCTACCCTCAGAGCCTACGTTCTCACATGAAGAAGCATTCAACCAGCAGTCCAAGTCTATCCAGTGAACAGTACAAATGCAAGTTCTGTCCCTACATCAGTGGACATCTCCCATCAATGAAATCTCACATGTGGCGCCATACCAGTCATCCAGGCTATGATTACGATGGACAAGACATCATCAAGATGGTTGTCAAAGTCGAGAAATGCAACTCCAAGGGTAAGGACCAACAGGAAAAGTTGTCAGAAGTCCCTACTAAAGCAAGTATCGTTGACACCCGTATGAAAGATAAagctgaagaaagaaaaaaaaaatcagcagtAATTCCTTCACCTGACAAACCCAAGGATCCTCCAAATTCTAAGCAAATACAGTATGGTTCTGTCATCTTTCAATGTTCTCAGTGTGGCTTTAAGAGTAATGATCACAGTTGCCTAGTAGAGCACTTGAGAGAACATCTAGCAAACATTGACAATTCAGGAAAAAGTTAATGATCCATTCTCTTATCTTTATACGCAATTCTTATTGACAAACACTTGTGGATTTATAGCAATGTAAAATACTTCTTTTgggttttttccttcattttgttGCATTGCTGAATTTTAATAGATCTTTGCTGCAAGATTTTTTAGTGCCATATCAAATCTGTagagaatattcaattttagtCCAAGTTGTTCATGACTATTTGTTTTTCTGttagagggagggggggggtaggatTAGTAACATGCCGAGCGTTTCTTCGTACGAAGTTGATGTCCTGCGTTGATATTGTATTCCATTTTTCTAGTGTTGGAGATTCATAGTTATGAGTCATTTATCAgctttcaaattgaaaaaaataaaaaaaatgatagatttTATGGCATAATTAGGCAAATCCAAAAGTCATTGTCAATTCACATCACAATAATacgttcaaattcaaattaatttcttaCTAGGATTCTTGTCGACTGCAGatgtatacattgtacatgtactttatttttCAGTGTGCTGTGTAAAAGTCGTATACAGTATGACAACTGTTGTAGAACAGCGACGCACCTTGAGTTATGCTACATATTGGAACAagatcaaaatgaaatgaataatggaTTTATGTGTATTTCAGTTGTTTTGGTAATACCTCGTCTGATGGATGGGTCCCTCTCCAAGGAACTGTGAATTTGAAAATTGGAATTTGTGTGCTACTGCatctaaagttttttttttttcagttgttACGTGTTATCACTCATTTTAAAGACAAActtcattttaaattttatatcttatttcagaaaaagaaatatacaagtAACATTCCCTGATAAATGGCTGTAATTTGGCAGACTTTCTTTAGACTTAACTTAACCCTCTCTTTCCATAAAGATCATGAATGCATATATCCACGCCATATAGTTACCATTGTTTTAGCTAGAGTTATTTGTTTATGGAATGCCAAGTGCCAAACTTTTGTATCAAAGTAAATTAGTAATTAAGATTTCCTCTCCCCTCATATTTATTGATTAAGCTAAGTCTACTGACTCGCTAATAAGTTCAGAGttcaatatttcaaaag from Lytechinus pictus isolate F3 Inbred chromosome 2, Lp3.0, whole genome shotgun sequence carries:
- the LOC129253799 gene encoding zinc finger protein 507-like — protein: MKENEESAIPGRVLVEPIEFVDLREIAKGKHGSHRASPERDIPMKKGLKDVQIHQDHSYNCLQIALQENKISPGRDGSVHKEVSPRIPTSKTPSKDEVLSVVIQKLTELVKNSEQKQKDDLDSNIEDGEEDEHRSGKSKHDGRTKLYQCPNCPCLFAVQKHKVGQLCSCCLRDSRCTSPEEIEEEYTPEAHCLRDGQDHGGIACDICIFKAQTYDELLYHLATHNANIFRCKFCNFVTTKHAAIESHQSVHMVKNEKKCVCNICGYKTSDFSSLQVHIKKEHQSVKEILLKCSVCGYSTRSESGLRDHMWGHVNADRERQPQSQKELEIRRHKSSSPSRSETEERKELKKTVQSAVEQDMNTKLFKCLLCGYLCEKLSTLKAHAWRHAGQEGCSYPVMHKLQDASEILSGEDSTNHNSETGFSYVEVTEEVEIAKFVRESPRRKQTKEKGKCQCSPIMLPEEEHGIVQKVFADATTVDPENESNTSPTTLVPQDHCAASSTVSVIKRAPEITKDCSQEDERLCNSLVIEHQNVIGHEQVSDTSYSHVMPLSVCDVLIEEVVTTANEEIAVKEEDMILAQLGLCDAITETEKAQKPAQEHVESDGEEGKGEKRHSRNQKRKVPCSSPALDSKKICTKPGISKMLLSAVDDALQVRREMEKINQDRSSSDPVKAKESIMDAVATVTSMQNSENSSVQTHVCSQGSTPVFKCQRCPATFWHPQRLQHHMDTHEAILKCSDCSLSCSSEIALRDHVKKVHLTAKSTICPTCHKEVKNESPKDHEQTCVLKCWYGCRECDYVVSSMEELQAHCQKTHQKPYKCGMCNYSSATANGIKNHMKFHNADKPYKCNLCDFSGAYPQSLRSHMKKHSTSSPSLSSEQYKCKFCPYISGHLPSMKSHMWRHTSHPGYDYDGQDIIKMVVKVEKCNSKGKDQQEKLSEVPTKASIVDTRMKDKAEERKKKSAVIPSPDKPKDPPNSKQIQYGSVIFQCSQCGFKSNDHSCLVEHLREHLANIDNSGKS